A portion of the Candidatus Taylorbacteria bacterium genome contains these proteins:
- a CDS encoding glycogen/starch synthase: MKLFKTKQKCKILFVATELKPFASVGGLGAVMYALPKVLNASGFDVRAMIPRYLNIQESERITMEYEGLEVPTDNTEGDKHLICNVKKYTSEGVNGSPVTTYFLENMEYYEQRANVYGYADDPIRWALLSRGVLEFLKVSEWVPDVIVAADWQTGLLPNYLKTIYKGERRLQGISTIFSIHNLGYQGNFNHRFLQESDYDDGHSLIPAFSDPRLMKMNGIRRGIMYADAVNTVSPTYSKEILTPEFGEGMDALLNERRGVVHGILNGIDYKVWNSEKDPLIENSFSLDDLGRRSLNKAVIQNRFSLKEDPDTFLVSIVSRLTPQKGFDIVMPVLESLLKEMKMQVIIVGDGDEKYMQFFQDLHTKFPNEVGVELKFSQELPHSVFAGADAVLIPSLFEPSGLTQMEAMHYGAIPIVRKTGGLADTVSDYSPKNAESTGFVFEKFDSSSLLISVVRAYENFQNKKIWRKIQKGAMEKDFSWENSAKKYEKLIEKAMKIRSDMDNPKEI; this comes from the coding sequence ATGAAGTTATTTAAAACAAAGCAAAAATGTAAAATCCTCTTTGTGGCAACGGAACTCAAGCCTTTCGCTTCGGTCGGGGGGCTGGGAGCGGTGATGTATGCATTGCCAAAAGTGCTAAACGCATCAGGTTTTGATGTTCGGGCGATGATTCCGCGCTATTTGAATATCCAGGAAAGCGAGCGGATTACGATGGAATATGAGGGACTCGAAGTTCCCACAGACAACACGGAGGGCGACAAGCATCTCATTTGCAACGTAAAAAAATATACGAGCGAGGGGGTTAATGGAAGTCCCGTTACCACGTATTTTCTCGAAAATATGGAATACTACGAGCAGAGAGCGAATGTCTACGGATACGCCGATGACCCGATTCGCTGGGCACTCCTTTCCCGGGGAGTGCTTGAATTTTTGAAAGTGTCGGAGTGGGTGCCCGATGTCATTGTGGCAGCCGACTGGCAGACCGGACTTTTGCCGAATTATTTAAAAACAATTTACAAGGGAGAGAGAAGGCTCCAAGGCATATCCACTATTTTTTCCATTCACAACTTGGGTTATCAGGGCAATTTTAATCATCGTTTCCTTCAGGAGTCCGATTACGATGACGGGCATTCTCTTATTCCGGCTTTTTCCGACCCACGCTTGATGAAAATGAACGGCATACGCAGGGGCATAATGTACGCGGACGCCGTCAACACGGTTTCGCCCACCTATTCGAAAGAAATCCTGACTCCAGAATTCGGCGAAGGCATGGACGCCTTATTGAATGAGAGAAGAGGAGTAGTTCACGGAATTTTAAACGGAATTGATTATAAAGTATGGAATTCGGAAAAAGACCCTCTTATTGAAAATTCTTTTTCACTCGATGACCTCGGTCGGAGGAGTCTGAATAAAGCGGTAATTCAGAATCGATTCAGCCTGAAGGAGGACCCCGACACTTTTTTGGTTTCCATAGTAAGCCGTCTCACTCCCCAAAAAGGATTTGACATCGTCATGCCTGTTCTGGAGTCGCTTTTGAAAGAAATGAAGATGCAGGTCATCATCGTCGGAGACGGAGACGAGAAATATATGCAATTTTTCCAAGACCTCCACACGAAATTTCCAAACGAGGTTGGCGTCGAGCTCAAATTTAGCCAGGAGCTTCCGCACTCCGTTTTTGCCGGCGCGGACGCAGTTTTAATTCCTTCTCTTTTCGAGCCTTCGGGACTGACTCAGATGGAAGCCATGCACTACGGCGCAATTCCGATTGTGAGAAAAACCGGAGGCCTCGCCGACACGGTTTCCGACTATTCTCCAAAAAATGCGGAGAGTACAGGATTTGTTTTTGAGAAATTCGATTCCTCCTCGCTCCTTATTTCGGTGGTTCGGGCGTACGAGAATTTTCAGAACAAAAAAATCTGGAGAAAAATTCAAAAAGGAGCGATGGAAAAAGATTTCTCGTGGGAAAATTCGGCAAAAAAATATGAGAAACTCATAGAAAAAGCGATGAAGATACGGTCGGACATGGACAATCCGAAAGAAATCTAA